The proteins below are encoded in one region of Mya arenaria isolate MELC-2E11 chromosome 15, ASM2691426v1:
- the LOC128220623 gene encoding uncharacterized protein LOC128220623, protein MHTSNMTDILLKRLTIVSVLLLLIVLITVLCIVWTMPDSKQIDANTNICLKNNNNNVQCGETIELLHALFEKKILSAYIEAETREKNQTKIYIEDSLKHNVQLMSDYKNTLWDMKPSAKLVGIHEKQDHISGNHSMTTVTCWRHDKDLFYTTGFQRYGIRFQNGRLIVPVSGTYYIYSFLGLTERRLTDDGIPVESNNMHEIKHAMHKYNVLDTVAMEIASNLQSRKNASEGYFNYYTSQIATLAKLRAGDEISVKLSDVTLLKYTGNNYFGLHLI, encoded by the exons ATGCACACGTCAAACATGACGGACATACTGCTTAAGAGGTTGACAATTGTCAGTGTATTGCTTTTGTTGATCGTGCTTATAACAGTGCTCTGCATCGTGTGGACTATGCCGGACAGTAAACAAATAGACGCAAATACGAATATATgtctaaaaaataataacaataatgtgCAATGTGGTGAAACAATCGAGTTATTACACGCATTGTTTGAAAAG AAAATTTTATCTGCATACATTGAAGCTGAGACAAGGGAGAAAAATCAGACCAAAATATACATTGAAG ATTCTCTGAAACACAACGTTCAATTGATGTCAGACTACAAAAACACGTTGTGGGACATGAAACCTTCTGCAAAATTAGTTGGCATTCATGAGAAACAAGATCATATTTCAG gTAATCATTCAATGACAACGGTCACATGTTGGCGTCACGACAAAGACCTATTTTATACAACAGGGTTTCAGAGATACGGAATTAGGTTCCAAAATGGCCGATTAATTGTTCCCGTAAGCGGTACATACTACATATACTCGTTCCTAGGACTAACAGAACGACGTCTTACTGACGACGGAATTCCAGTAGAATCAAACAATATGCacgaaataaaacatgcaatgcATAAGTATAACGTACTTGATACTGTTGCTATGGAAATCGCATCAAATTTGCAGTCTCGTAAAAACGCTTCGGAAGGTTACTTTAATTATTACACTAGTCAAATAGCTACCTTGGCGAAGCTTCGCGCTGGTGATGAAATATCAGTAAAGCTAAGCGACGTGACACTTTTAAAATACACGGGGAATAACTACTTTGGCCTGCATCTCATATAA